The following coding sequences lie in one Mucilaginibacter sp. KACC 22773 genomic window:
- a CDS encoding SusC/RagA family TonB-linked outer membrane protein, which produces MFKSLLLKGRMLGVLLCCLVSSLVVTAQTKYKGKVIGSDDKLPIIGASVRIQGSTTGAVTDVNGEFTLTLSPGQTLVVSYIGYQSQEVKIGASTNITVTLVAGSNALNEVVVTGYGSQRKKDITGSVAVVNVANLKTVPGGQAAALLQGQAAGVTVINSGQPGGGSAVRVRGITSTGNSSPLYVIDGVQGKFEDINANDIESIQVLKDAGSAAIYGVQGSNGVVVITTKKGKSGRATITYDAYYGSQKPLSDGFRMAGSQEYADALQRSVGSVQYPGTGGAILKDYITPTAANEGDPGTNPATYNINSNQITKTNKVGTDWFHEVFKSAPRTFHNITASGGGDKSSYLMSVNYLNEKGTLLNTYLKRYAMRVNTNFAIGDHIRIGENAYLFHKDNPTIGNQNEGNAISYTYRQPPVIPVYDIMGNFAGTKSAGLSNSSNPVAIRTRALDNKGYNWTMQGNIFAEVDFLKHFTARTSIGGTFENYYYWSFNPTAVENAEGNTNPNTFSESAGYASTWIWTNTVTYNQKFGKHDVKILIGEEAKNYNQRGMRAGRSNYTVSTTPVYVDLDTGSPAGQSNQNIDINYLRLYSYFGKLDYAYNDKYLLSGTLRRDGASVFAPAHRYGTFYSVTAGWRISQESFLKNVSWLNDLKLRGGYGGLGSISNINKFNATNLFAANPQNSYYDINGTGNSAVLGIYRSQVGNEFTTWETDKVTNIGFDATVMNNKLEIGFELYKKDIKNLLFQPSVSNVGGGATPAFVNAGNISNKGFDLNVTYHGNVGRDFKFDITGNITSYKSRVVSLPEGKKYYDFNSAGSTRIGSFTRFQPGQPMGEFFGYVVQGLFRDAADVSSSPTQESAAPGFFKYKDVNGDGKITTDDRTFFGNPNPDFTYGFTLNANYKNFDFNAFFYGSKGNQNINYVKYWTDFPQVFKGGVSKGILANSWTPSNQNASIPVLTAAANFSNTAVFNSYYMESGSYLRLKTLTLGYSIPNSQVKQIGISRLRVYLQGANLFTITKYKGLDPEIQPSDLNNNTNFGIDFGNYPANQKTYLIGVQATF; this is translated from the coding sequence ATGTTTAAAAGTTTACTCCTAAAAGGAAGAATGCTTGGCGTGCTATTATGCTGCCTGGTTTCTTCATTGGTAGTTACAGCCCAAACAAAGTACAAAGGTAAAGTTATCGGCAGCGATGACAAATTACCGATCATTGGAGCGTCGGTACGCATCCAGGGATCTACTACAGGCGCAGTAACTGATGTTAACGGTGAATTCACCCTTACATTAAGCCCGGGCCAAACGCTCGTGGTATCGTACATTGGCTATCAAAGCCAGGAAGTTAAAATTGGTGCAAGTACCAACATCACTGTTACACTTGTTGCAGGCAGCAATGCACTGAATGAGGTGGTGGTAACAGGTTACGGTTCGCAACGTAAAAAAGACATCACCGGTTCGGTTGCTGTTGTTAACGTTGCCAACTTAAAAACGGTACCAGGCGGCCAGGCAGCAGCGTTATTGCAAGGTCAGGCGGCAGGTGTTACTGTAATCAATAGTGGTCAGCCAGGTGGTGGTAGTGCTGTGCGCGTGCGTGGTATTACATCAACCGGTAACTCAAGCCCATTGTACGTAATTGATGGTGTGCAAGGAAAGTTTGAAGATATCAACGCTAATGATATTGAATCTATCCAGGTATTGAAAGATGCGGGTTCTGCAGCTATCTATGGTGTGCAAGGTTCAAACGGTGTGGTAGTTATCACAACCAAAAAAGGTAAATCGGGCAGAGCAACCATTACTTACGATGCTTATTATGGAAGTCAAAAACCGCTTAGCGATGGTTTCCGTATGGCAGGTAGCCAGGAATATGCCGATGCGCTCCAAAGATCAGTAGGTAGCGTACAATATCCTGGTACCGGCGGCGCAATATTGAAAGATTATATTACCCCAACTGCAGCCAATGAAGGCGATCCGGGTACAAACCCTGCAACTTATAACATTAACAGCAACCAGATCACCAAAACCAATAAAGTTGGTACAGATTGGTTTCATGAAGTGTTTAAATCTGCACCAAGAACATTCCATAACATCACTGCAAGCGGTGGTGGCGATAAATCGAGTTATTTAATGTCGGTAAATTACCTTAATGAAAAAGGTACGTTGCTTAACACCTATCTTAAGCGTTATGCAATGCGTGTAAATACAAATTTTGCAATTGGTGATCATATCCGCATTGGTGAAAATGCTTACTTATTTCATAAGGATAACCCAACAATTGGTAACCAAAATGAAGGTAATGCTATTTCATACACCTATCGCCAGCCTCCTGTAATCCCTGTTTATGATATCATGGGTAACTTTGCAGGTACAAAATCAGCCGGTTTAAGTAACTCATCAAATCCTGTTGCGATACGTACACGCGCGCTGGATAATAAAGGTTATAACTGGACAATGCAGGGAAATATATTTGCCGAAGTTGATTTTCTGAAACATTTTACTGCCCGTACAAGCATTGGTGGTACATTTGAAAATTATTACTACTGGAGCTTTAACCCAACTGCGGTTGAAAACGCTGAGGGTAACACCAACCCTAATACATTCTCAGAGAGCGCCGGCTACGCCAGCACCTGGATCTGGACAAACACGGTTACCTACAATCAGAAATTTGGTAAACACGATGTTAAAATTTTAATTGGTGAAGAAGCCAAAAACTATAACCAAAGAGGTATGCGTGCAGGCAGGTCAAACTATACTGTATCTACCACTCCTGTTTATGTAGATTTGGATACTGGTTCACCTGCAGGCCAAAGCAACCAGAATATTGATATCAATTATTTGAGGCTTTACTCATATTTTGGCAAGTTAGATTATGCCTACAATGATAAGTACCTGTTGAGTGGTACCTTACGTCGTGATGGTGCATCAGTGTTTGCTCCCGCACATCGTTACGGTACATTCTACTCGGTAACTGCTGGCTGGAGGATTTCACAGGAATCTTTCCTGAAGAATGTTAGCTGGTTAAATGACTTAAAACTCCGCGGTGGTTACGGTGGTTTGGGTTCTATCAGTAACATTAATAAATTCAATGCTACTAATTTATTTGCTGCAAACCCACAGAATTCATACTATGACATTAACGGAACCGGTAACAGCGCTGTATTAGGTATTTACCGTTCACAAGTTGGTAACGAATTTACTACCTGGGAAACAGACAAGGTTACCAACATTGGTTTTGATGCAACGGTGATGAACAATAAACTGGAAATTGGTTTTGAACTTTACAAAAAGGATATCAAAAACCTGCTTTTCCAGCCAAGTGTATCTAACGTAGGCGGTGGTGCTACACCAGCTTTCGTAAATGCCGGTAACATCAGTAACAAAGGTTTCGACCTTAACGTTACCTACCATGGTAATGTTGGCAGGGATTTTAAATTCGATATAACAGGTAACATAACCAGTTATAAAAGCAGGGTTGTCAGCTTACCAGAAGGAAAAAAATACTACGATTTTAATAGTGCCGGCTCAACCCGTATTGGTTCATTTACAAGGTTTCAGCCAGGTCAGCCAATGGGAGAGTTCTTTGGATACGTAGTTCAGGGCTTATTCAGAGATGCAGCCGATGTAAGCAGTTCTCCTACGCAGGAAAGTGCTGCTCCCGGTTTCTTTAAATACAAAGATGTCAATGGCGATGGTAAGATCACGACAGATGACAGAACTTTCTTCGGTAACCCTAACCCGGATTTTACATATGGTTTTACGCTGAATGCTAACTATAAAAACTTTGATTTTAATGCGTTCTTCTACGGTTCAAAAGGTAACCAGAATATTAACTACGTAAAATACTGGACAGATTTTCCGCAGGTATTTAAAGGTGGTGTTTCAAAGGGAATTTTAGCTAACTCATGGACTCCTTCTAATCAAAATGCCTCAATTCCAGTTTTAACTGCAGCTGCAAACTTTAGCAATACTGCTGTTTTCAATTCATATTATATGGAGAGCGGATCATACCTAAGGTTAAAAACGTTAACTTTGGGCTATAGCATTCCAAATTCACAAGTTAAACAAATAGGTATATCAAGGCTAAGGGTCTATTTACAAGGTGCCAACTTGTTTACCATAACAAAATATAAAGGTTTAGATCCTGAGATCCAGCCATCTGACCTGAACAACAACACTAACTTCGGTATTGATTTTGGTAACTATCCGGCTAATCAAAAAACTTACTTAATAGGTGTACAGGCTACGTTTTAA
- the bglX gene encoding beta-glucosidase BglX, with amino-acid sequence MNKYFSTQLIARVIPLCVALLPFNRVLAQNKTEDAKMDVFVSGLMKKMTLDEKIGQLNLVTIGAPTTGSVVNKGVEDKIKKGAIGGVFGIWGVDHTKEVQEAAVKNSRLHIPLIFGLDVIHGHRTIFPIPLGMSATWDLDLIKQSAHIAAKEATAEGLSWVFSPMVDIARDARWGRISEGAGEDPWYGGQVAKAMVQGYQGASLKNADAVMACVKHFALYGGAEAGREYNTVDMSRIKMYQDYLPPYKAAVDAGAGSFMSSFNTVDGVPATGNQWLLTDLLRKQWGFKGFVVSDYTAVNEMEAHGLGNLQTVSALALKAGLDMDMVGEGFLTTLKKSLQEKKITQFDIDQACRRVLEAKYKLGLFDNPYKSMDAAREKTDVMSEANLSAAREITKRSFVLLKNDNQTLPLKKTGSIALVGPLANNQRDMLGTWILAGEWQKSISVMQGIKNVVGDGVTINYAKGSNITEDTEFIKRLNFGPGMVTIDPKPADELLKEAIDAANKSDVIVAVVGESQSMSGESSSRSDIDVPEPQKNMLKALSKLGKPMVIVLFNGRPLTLTWENEHASAILDVWAPGTEAGNAIADVLFGQYNPAGKLTATFPRSVGQIPIYYNHKNTGRPYTSGPTKFKSNYLDISNDPLYPFGYGLSYTTFGYSDVKLSKTTLKGNETLTATVTVTNTGKYAGEEVVQLYISDPVASISRSVKELKNFKKISLQPGESKEVSFSITPEQLKFYNSQLKYDWEPGKFVIEIGTNSTDTHAASVWWNK; translated from the coding sequence ATGAACAAATATTTTTCAACTCAACTTATAGCCAGGGTTATTCCGCTTTGCGTAGCGTTATTGCCTTTTAACCGGGTGTTGGCTCAAAATAAAACCGAGGATGCCAAAATGGATGTTTTTGTGAGCGGTTTGATGAAAAAAATGACGCTCGACGAAAAAATCGGCCAGTTAAACCTGGTAACCATCGGTGCGCCAACCACAGGATCGGTAGTTAATAAAGGTGTAGAGGATAAAATTAAAAAGGGCGCTATTGGTGGGGTATTTGGCATTTGGGGCGTCGATCATACCAAAGAAGTACAGGAAGCAGCTGTTAAAAACTCCCGGCTACATATTCCGTTGATTTTTGGGTTGGATGTTATCCATGGCCATCGCACTATTTTTCCAATTCCGTTGGGCATGTCGGCAACGTGGGACCTGGACCTGATCAAACAGTCGGCACATATTGCAGCAAAAGAAGCAACCGCCGAGGGCTTAAGCTGGGTGTTTTCGCCCATGGTTGATATCGCCCGCGATGCACGCTGGGGCCGGATATCAGAAGGTGCTGGTGAAGACCCATGGTACGGCGGGCAGGTGGCAAAGGCTATGGTACAGGGTTACCAGGGTGCAAGCCTGAAAAATGCCGATGCGGTTATGGCCTGCGTAAAACACTTTGCTTTATATGGAGGCGCGGAAGCCGGCCGCGAATACAATACCGTTGATATGAGCCGTATTAAAATGTACCAGGATTACCTGCCGCCTTACAAAGCGGCCGTTGATGCGGGTGCAGGTAGCTTCATGAGCTCATTTAATACCGTTGACGGTGTACCCGCAACAGGTAACCAATGGCTGCTTACCGATTTGTTGCGCAAGCAATGGGGCTTTAAAGGTTTCGTGGTATCGGACTACACTGCAGTTAACGAAATGGAAGCGCATGGTCTTGGTAATTTGCAAACGGTATCGGCCCTGGCGTTAAAAGCCGGGCTGGATATGGATATGGTTGGCGAAGGCTTTTTAACCACGCTAAAAAAATCATTACAGGAAAAGAAGATAACCCAATTTGATATTGACCAGGCCTGTCGCCGTGTGTTAGAGGCCAAGTATAAATTGGGTTTGTTTGATAACCCCTACAAATCAATGGATGCAGCGCGCGAAAAAACGGATGTGATGTCTGAGGCGAATCTTTCTGCTGCCAGGGAAATTACCAAACGTTCGTTTGTATTGTTAAAAAACGATAACCAAACGCTGCCGCTTAAAAAAACGGGTAGTATAGCGCTTGTTGGCCCGCTGGCCAATAACCAGCGCGATATGCTGGGCACCTGGATATTAGCCGGCGAATGGCAAAAGTCAATCAGCGTGATGCAGGGCATTAAAAATGTTGTTGGCGATGGTGTTACGATCAATTATGCCAAAGGATCAAACATTACCGAGGATACTGAATTTATAAAACGACTCAATTTTGGCCCCGGAATGGTTACAATAGATCCTAAACCTGCTGATGAACTTTTGAAGGAGGCTATTGATGCTGCCAACAAATCGGATGTGATTGTGGCGGTGGTAGGGGAGTCGCAAAGTATGTCGGGCGAATCATCAAGCCGGTCGGATATTGATGTCCCGGAGCCGCAAAAAAATATGCTGAAGGCATTGTCTAAATTAGGTAAGCCAATGGTTATTGTGCTGTTTAACGGCCGCCCGCTTACTTTAACCTGGGAAAACGAGCACGCAAGCGCTATATTGGATGTTTGGGCGCCCGGCACCGAAGCAGGCAATGCTATTGCTGATGTTTTATTTGGCCAATACAACCCCGCCGGAAAACTCACAGCAACTTTTCCGCGCAGTGTAGGGCAGATACCTATATATTATAACCACAAAAACACTGGCCGTCCGTACACCAGCGGGCCAACTAAGTTTAAATCAAATTACCTGGATATTTCCAATGATCCGCTTTATCCTTTTGGATATGGGCTAAGCTATACAACTTTTGGCTACAGCGATGTTAAGTTGAGTAAAACTACGCTTAAAGGCAACGAAACGCTAACTGCAACAGTAACAGTTACCAATACCGGCAAATATGCGGGCGAAGAAGTTGTACAGCTATACATTAGCGACCCTGTTGCAAGTATAAGCCGCTCGGTTAAAGAGTTGAAAAATTTTAAGAAAATAAGCCTACAGCCAGGCGAGTCTAAAGAGGTAAGTTTTTCCATTACACCCGAGCAATTGAAGTTTTATAACAGCCAGCTGAAGTACGATTGGGAGCCAGGCAAATTTGTAATTGAGATAGGTACAAACTCAACCGATACCCATGCGGCATCAGTTTGGTGGAACAAATAA
- a CDS encoding NUDIX hydrolase, producing the protein MLTREELIEYSDEARKNYLEHISIDCVVFGFHEGQMKILLLKNIGEEKWYLPGGFVLKREPIEMAANRILKERTGLDQIFLQQFHVFGDPDRSKVHNEMYSNMLPPEKNWFSGRFLTIGYYALVDFFEVNPQHDKFSELCTWRDLDDMPPLELDHQLIFKTALDTLRLQLNYQPIGYNLMPKEFTMPELQKLYETILGKKLDRRNFQRRILGFGILNRAEQPRKGGAHKAPYLYSFDLEGYKHALTEGFKGGW; encoded by the coding sequence ATGTTGACCAGAGAAGAACTTATTGAGTACAGCGACGAGGCCCGTAAAAACTACCTTGAGCATATTTCTATTGATTGTGTTGTTTTTGGCTTTCACGAAGGCCAGATGAAAATACTGCTGCTTAAAAACATAGGAGAAGAAAAATGGTACCTGCCAGGTGGCTTTGTGCTTAAGCGCGAACCTATTGAAATGGCTGCCAACCGCATTTTAAAAGAGCGTACCGGCCTCGACCAGATATTTTTGCAGCAATTTCACGTATTTGGCGATCCCGACAGGTCGAAAGTTCACAACGAGATGTATAGCAATATGCTGCCACCTGAAAAGAACTGGTTTTCGGGCCGTTTTTTAACAATAGGATATTATGCGCTGGTTGATTTTTTTGAGGTTAACCCGCAACATGACAAATTTTCGGAGTTATGTACCTGGCGCGACCTGGACGACATGCCCCCATTGGAGCTTGATCATCAACTGATATTTAAAACCGCCCTTGATACGTTACGCCTTCAGCTAAATTACCAGCCCATTGGCTATAACCTGATGCCCAAAGAGTTTACCATGCCCGAGTTGCAAAAACTATATGAAACCATACTGGGTAAAAAACTGGACCGCCGCAACTTTCAGCGCCGAATTTTGGGCTTTGGCATCCTGAACCGTGCAGAACAACCCCGTAAGGGAGGCGCCCATAAAGCGCCCTATTTATATTCGTTTGATTTGGAAGGATATAAACATGCGCTGACTGAGGGCTTCAAAGGAGGATGGTGA
- a CDS encoding M1 family metallopeptidase: MINLKKLLPVALLLGSTMASAQITLPINTTLQKTYTKGTRTRGGAPGKNYWQNTADYSIKVNFDPKTLEITGTVGIDYINNSPDTLKKLGFKLYPNVYQKGAPRDAAISPNDVSDGVKIKSITLDNQPVDSTKRRVNATNMSLRVKPISPKQKVHLDIAYSFILNKTSHIRGGQVDPGAFFVAYFFPRVAVYDDIDGWNEFPYTGSQEFYNDFCHFNAEITVPGDYQVWATGNLKNANEVYNPKYVKLITSADGADKITDIVTEADVAAGDITKKNATNTWKFEADSVTDLAFATSNHYIWKASSLVVDPKTQRRTRVDAVFNPAHKDYYEVVDYARKTVESMSYKFPKWPYPYPHETVFDGLAQMEYPMMVNDNPLEQSEDAIELTDHEIFHTMFPFYMGINETKYAFMDEGWATIGEWLISPDIDPKITDLYGITAVENSAGSEQDVPIMTLTPALTGIAAFTDNYPKPGFGYLYVKEMLGDKLFTKALHNYINLWHGKHPMPYDFFNCMNTGAGINMNWFWKNWFFDNGIPDLAISKVTHVAKQYTVTVTSIGNKAVPVHLTIFYADGSKQSVGTSIAAWAKGNKSTTLNFGAKGAIKQITLGTTYDVDSDKSNNIWKP, from the coding sequence ATGATCAACCTTAAAAAATTACTCCCGGTGGCTTTACTCCTTGGCAGCACAATGGCATCGGCACAAATAACTTTACCCATAAATACTACCCTGCAAAAAACATATACCAAAGGCACACGTACCCGGGGCGGCGCACCGGGTAAAAATTACTGGCAAAACACTGCCGACTATTCCATAAAAGTAAATTTTGATCCTAAGACCCTCGAAATTACCGGCACTGTTGGTATCGATTATATAAACAACAGTCCCGATACACTTAAAAAACTTGGCTTTAAGCTATATCCCAATGTATACCAAAAAGGAGCACCGCGGGATGCCGCCATTTCGCCAAATGATGTAAGTGATGGTGTTAAAATAAAGTCGATCACTTTGGATAATCAGCCTGTTGATAGTACCAAACGCCGTGTTAATGCTACCAATATGTCGTTAAGGGTTAAACCTATCAGCCCAAAACAAAAAGTACACTTAGATATTGCTTACTCTTTTATTCTCAACAAAACCTCGCACATACGCGGCGGGCAGGTTGATCCGGGGGCTTTTTTCGTTGCCTACTTTTTTCCGCGGGTGGCTGTTTATGATGATATAGACGGATGGAACGAATTCCCGTACACCGGTTCGCAGGAGTTTTACAACGATTTTTGCCATTTTAATGCCGAGATTACCGTTCCCGGCGATTACCAGGTTTGGGCAACCGGCAACCTGAAAAATGCGAATGAAGTATACAATCCCAAATATGTAAAACTGATTACCTCCGCAGACGGCGCCGATAAAATAACAGATATTGTTACCGAAGCTGATGTAGCCGCAGGCGATATCACCAAAAAGAATGCTACCAACACCTGGAAATTTGAAGCCGACAGCGTTACCGACCTGGCCTTTGCCACCAGCAACCATTACATTTGGAAAGCCAGCAGCCTGGTGGTTGATCCTAAAACCCAAAGGCGCACCCGCGTGGATGCGGTATTTAACCCGGCACATAAGGATTATTACGAGGTGGTAGATTACGCCCGCAAAACGGTAGAGAGTATGAGCTACAAATTCCCTAAATGGCCTTACCCCTACCCGCACGAAACCGTTTTTGACGGCCTTGCCCAAATGGAATACCCCATGATGGTGAACGACAACCCATTAGAGCAAAGCGAAGATGCGATAGAATTGACCGACCATGAAATTTTCCATACCATGTTCCCGTTTTACATGGGTATAAACGAAACCAAGTATGCTTTTATGGACGAAGGCTGGGCCACCATTGGCGAATGGCTGATCAGCCCCGATATTGATCCTAAAATAACAGACCTGTATGGCATCACTGCCGTTGAAAACTCGGCAGGTAGCGAACAGGATGTACCTATCATGACGCTTACCCCGGCGCTTACAGGCATTGCAGCCTTTACCGATAATTACCCTAAACCCGGCTTTGGCTACCTTTATGTAAAAGAAATGCTGGGCGACAAACTTTTTACCAAAGCACTGCACAACTATATTAACCTGTGGCATGGTAAACACCCCATGCCGTATGATTTTTTTAATTGCATGAATACCGGCGCAGGCATTAACATGAACTGGTTTTGGAAAAACTGGTTCTTTGATAACGGCATTCCCGACCTGGCGATCAGCAAGGTAACGCATGTAGCAAAACAATATACGGTCACCGTTACCAGTATCGGGAATAAAGCTGTACCCGTGCACCTTACCATTTTTTATGCTGATGGCAGCAAACAATCAGTAGGAACAAGTATAGCAGCCTGGGCAAAGGGCAATAAATCAACAACGCTTAACTTTGGGGCCAAGGGCGCTATAAAACAGATAACTTTAGGCACCACTTACGATGTAGATTCAGATAAGAGCAACAATATCTGGAAACCGTAA
- the nhaA gene encoding Na+/H+ antiporter NhaA, with product MRKKLPIDKITEPASKFIHQEHTSGIVLFIGVLTAITWVNSPFAHSYHQLWDIKFSLGFGAHVLDHSLHLWINDGLMAVFFFVIGLELKREFMAGELSTIKKASLPMVAALGGMVVPALIYFFINKGTASEHGWGIPMATDIAFALALLSIAGRHIPSSVKVFLSALAVADDLGAVLVIAIFYSSHIDFAPLTIGVCLLTILLIGNKLGIRSIIFYLVIGFAVWVAFLLSGVHATIAGVLVAFTIPARTRINEKNYAESLRKLLFDFEAQIPNNSTLTTPEQHQTIEKIKKMTTDAETPLQKVEYGLHPWVAFVVMPLFALSNAGIIIGSDFFSSLLNPVSLGVMIGLVAGKFIGVLSATWLMVKFGAPLPANSTWKQITGVALLAGVGFTMSLFISGLAFTHAEMVDQAKYGILLASLLAGILGVIALKKT from the coding sequence ATGCGAAAAAAACTACCTATTGATAAAATTACCGAGCCGGCAAGTAAGTTCATACACCAGGAGCATACCAGCGGCATTGTACTGTTTATAGGTGTTTTGACAGCTATAACATGGGTAAACTCGCCGTTTGCACACTCGTATCATCAACTTTGGGATATTAAGTTTTCGCTTGGTTTTGGCGCACACGTACTTGATCATTCCCTGCACTTATGGATAAACGATGGGCTGATGGCCGTCTTTTTCTTTGTAATAGGCCTGGAGCTGAAGCGGGAATTTATGGCCGGCGAACTATCAACAATAAAAAAAGCTTCCCTGCCCATGGTAGCCGCTCTGGGCGGAATGGTAGTGCCCGCCCTGATATACTTTTTCATCAACAAAGGCACAGCATCCGAACATGGCTGGGGCATCCCTATGGCTACAGATATAGCCTTTGCGCTGGCGTTGTTATCTATTGCAGGCAGGCATATCCCATCATCAGTAAAAGTGTTTCTATCCGCTTTGGCTGTGGCCGATGATTTGGGTGCGGTATTGGTAATAGCTATTTTTTACAGCTCGCATATCGATTTTGCGCCTTTAACCATTGGCGTATGCCTGTTAACCATATTGCTTATTGGTAATAAACTGGGCATTCGCAGTATTATTTTTTACCTGGTGATAGGTTTTGCAGTATGGGTAGCCTTTTTGCTTTCGGGTGTGCATGCTACAATTGCCGGCGTATTGGTTGCTTTTACCATTCCTGCACGTACCCGCATCAACGAAAAAAACTATGCCGAAAGCCTGCGCAAACTTTTGTTTGATTTTGAGGCGCAGATCCCCAATAACAGCACACTTACAACGCCCGAGCAACATCAGACCATCGAAAAAATAAAGAAAATGACTACAGATGCTGAAACCCCGCTGCAAAAGGTAGAGTATGGGCTGCATCCCTGGGTGGCGTTTGTGGTGATGCCACTGTTCGCCCTCTCAAACGCAGGTATCATTATTGGTTCTGATTTCTTTTCGTCGTTACTAAACCCGGTAAGCCTGGGTGTGATGATTGGCCTTGTAGCAGGCAAATTTATAGGCGTACTATCGGCCACCTGGCTCATGGTAAAGTTTGGCGCCCCACTCCCGGCAAACTCTACCTGGAAACAAATAACCGGCGTAGCGTTACTGGCTGGTGTTGGTTTTACCATGTCGCTTTTTATATCAGGCCTGGCATTTACGCATGCTGAGATGGTTGACCAGGCGAAGTATGGGATCTTGTTGGCTTCGTTGCTTGCAGGGATTTTGGGGGTGATTGCGTTGAAAAAAACATAG
- a CDS encoding Rpn family recombination-promoting nuclease/putative transposase translates to MPYYKPPVAGKYIDPLVDFAFKKIFGSEPNKDLLIAFLNEVFRGRKHIVDLVYNKNEHPGDLRDEGAAIFDLLCTGDKGERFIIEVQRGRQGYFKERALFYTSRLISDLAPKGKRSEWAYNLTEVYLVALLEDFTLAASPSHEYLHDICLCNRHTGEIFYDKLGYTYIELINFVKTEAELETDLDRWLYVLKHLSQMNKIPAYLRKSIFEKLFSIAEYTNLTKEEKEMYDSSLKYKWDNKNVRDYAVKEGIAQGIAQGIAQGMEKGIAQGKHEEAITIARELKKIGIRLEDIAKGTGLSIEEIEKL, encoded by the coding sequence ATGCCTTATTATAAACCGCCTGTCGCCGGGAAATATATTGACCCTTTAGTTGACTTTGCCTTTAAGAAAATATTTGGAAGCGAACCTAATAAAGATTTGCTGATCGCTTTTTTAAATGAAGTGTTCAGGGGGCGCAAGCATATTGTTGACTTAGTTTATAACAAAAATGAACACCCCGGTGATTTAAGGGACGAAGGGGCAGCTATATTCGATTTGCTCTGTACAGGAGATAAAGGCGAGCGTTTTATAATAGAAGTACAACGGGGCAGGCAAGGCTACTTTAAAGAAAGAGCCCTGTTTTATACCAGCCGGCTCATAAGCGACCTGGCACCCAAAGGTAAACGTAGCGAATGGGCTTACAATCTTACAGAAGTGTACCTGGTTGCCTTACTGGAGGATTTTACGTTGGCAGCAAGCCCTTCACATGAATACCTGCATGATATTTGCCTGTGTAACAGGCATACGGGTGAAATATTTTACGATAAATTAGGCTACACTTATATTGAATTGATTAATTTTGTAAAGACGGAGGCCGAACTGGAAACCGACCTTGACAGATGGCTGTATGTTTTAAAGCATCTTAGCCAAATGAATAAGATCCCGGCTTACCTGCGTAAATCCATATTTGAAAAATTATTCAGTATTGCAGAATATACTAATCTGACAAAGGAGGAAAAAGAGATGTACGATAGCAGCTTAAAATACAAATGGGATAATAAGAATGTGCGGGACTATGCTGTGAAAGAAGGCATAGCACAAGGTATAGCACAAGGTATAGCGCAAGGTATGGAAAAAGGCATAGCACAAGGTAAACATGAAGAAGCTATCACCATTGCCCGGGAACTCAAAAAAATTGGAATACGTTTGGAAGATATTGCTAAAGGCACCGGCTTATCTATTGAAGAAATAGAAAAGCTTTAA